In Helianthus annuus cultivar XRQ/B chromosome 8, HanXRQr2.0-SUNRISE, whole genome shotgun sequence, a single genomic region encodes these proteins:
- the LOC110871845 gene encoding uncharacterized protein LOC110871845: protein MGPHEPYWRTNTSFSPPPPRWDMRYHSEGQSFGSQEGSQLYGSSTSSNSRETRSWLRGGYVPNHQHSVSDGVGLYISSPSDFSPAQQWTPPAIREIGVEEFGNSSTRVLGSISVSPIIEGISFSAPQDSRPSVSSLSDGSDYEPIAKSQSSHRNFTTRRCFMSKPVHPLTFPPKENATVCHEHRFSMASYDLDFTDVSEPIEPDSLNRPSINQLYVYKCGLCERFLSQRSPYSSHRIVKSGDFPVTGVLPCRHVFHAECLDQTTPKTRKNDPLCPICGKSDEEITSPEQRVCSKLKNGFPKLKPFREDGPSRPWGCTQAGNCVEGALTAPSKNTMLLLSRNRVKKSLSLKSNSSKKNGSSGSPDPSAVGPSKTASCSGKKS from the exons ATGGGCCCACACGAGCCGTACTGGAGAACCAACACAAGCTTCTCGCCTCCACCACCGAGATGGGATATGAGGTATCATTCGGAAGGTCAATCGTTCGGTTCTCAAGAGGGTAGTCAGTTGTACGGATCTTCTACGTCGTCGAATAGTAGAGAAACTAGAAGCTGGTTAAGAGGTGGTTATGTTCCTAATCATCAACATTCGGTTTCTGATGGAGTTGGGCTGTATATTAGTAGCCCGTCTGACTTTTCTCCAGCTCAGCAGTGGACCCCTCCCGCAATTCGAGAAATCGGTGTTGAAGAATTCGGAAATTCGTCTACGAGAG TTTTAGGGTCTATATCCGTCTCACCAATCATCGAG GGAATTTCATTTTCAGCCCCTCAGGATAGCCGACCTTCAGTTTCTTCTCTTTCCGACGGTAGCGATTACGAACCAATAGCCAAATCACAATCATCGCACCGAAACTTTACAACACGGCGTTGCTTCATGTCTAAACCGGTCCACCCGTTGACTTTTCCGCCAAAAGAAAACGCGACCGTATGTCACGAACATCGGTTCAGCATGGCTAGTTATGATCTTGATTTTACTGACGTTTCCGAACCGATCGAACCTGATTCGCTTAACCGACCATCCATTAACCAATTGTATGTTTACAAATGTGGTCTATGTGAAAGGTTTCTCTCCCAACGATCACCATATAGCTCTCACCGGATCGTTAAAAGCGGAGACTTTCCGGTCACCGGAGTTCTTCCGTGCCGCCACGTCTTCCATGCCGAATGTTTAGACCAAACAACACCCAAAACCCGTAAAAACGACCCTCTTTGTCCCATATGTGGCAAATCCGATGAGGAAATTACGTCTCCCGAGCAACGGGTTTGTTCGAAACTGAAAAACGGGTTTCCGAAACTTAAACCGTTTCGCGAAGACGGACCATCTAGACCATGGGGATGCACCCAGGCGGGTAATTGTGTTGAAGGGGCTCTAACCGCACCGTCTAAGAACACCATGCTGTTACTTAGCCGTAACCGTGTTAAAAAGAGCCTGTCATTGAAGAGTAACTCGAGTAAGAAAAATGGGTCTAGCGGGTCGCCTGACCCAAGTGCAGTTGGGCCGTCAAAGACGGCATCTTGTTCTGGTAAGAAGTCATAG